CTGGGTGGCCCTGTTGCCATGTATCAGATGACTGGTCAAGCGGCGCGTGAAGGCTTAACGACAGTTATCGGATTTATGGCACTCCTATCTATCAATCTAGGGATTTTTAACCTGATGCCTATTCCTGCGCTTGATGGTGGCAAAATTGTCATGAACATCATCGAAGCAATCCGTCGTAAACCAATGAAACAAGAGCATGAGACGATCATTACTCTAGTGGGTGTTGGTTTCATGGTCTTACTGATGATCGCTGTTACCTGGAATGATATTTTGCGCTTATTTAGGTAATATCGCAATCAAACTTATGCGTAAATTCAGTCATATCATGGCTAACCTACTGTCTATCTCACCAAAAGTGCTGATTTTCCGCACTTTTTTTGATATAATGAAACCACTATATGAAAGGAAAGGATAATCTCCAAGCACAGGGCTTGATAGGGTTATCCAACTATCACTCACATGAAACAATCTAAAATGCTCATTCCTACCTTACGCGAGATGCCTTCTGATGCACAAGTCATCAGCCATGCACTCTTAGTTCGTGCAGGCTATGTCCGTCAAGTATCAGCTGGGATTTATGCCTACTTACCACTTGCTAACCGTGTACTCGAAAAATTCAAGACCATCATGCGCCAAGAATTTGATGGGATTGGTGCAGTTGAATTATTAGCTCCGGCACTTTTGACAGCTGATTTATGGAAAGAAAGTGGCCGTTATGAAACCTACGGTGCTGATCTTTACAAACTAAAAAATCGCGATTCATCAGATTTTATCCTTGGCCCAACGCACGAGGAAACGATGACAGCGCTTGTCAGAAATGAAATTACGTCTTACAAAAAATTACCATTAAATATCTACCAAATCCAACCCAAGTACCGTGATGAAAAACGTCCACGCTACGGTTTACTTCGTGGTCGTGAGTTCATCATGAAAGATGGCTATAGCTTCCATGCTAACTATGATTCACTGGATGAGACTTATAACGATTACAAAGCTGCTTACGGTGCTATTTTCACGCGCGCTGGTCTCGATTTCAAGGGAATCATCGGTGATGGTGGCGCAATGGGTGGTAAAGATTCCCAAGAATTTATGGCAATCACACCAGACCGTACAGATTTAGACAAATGGTTGATTTTAGATAAGTCAATTGCTGATATCTCTGAAATCCCAGATGGTGTTATCAAAGATATTAAGGCAGAACTGACCAAATGGTTGGTTGCAGGTGAGGATACAATCGCCTACTCCGACGGGTCAGACTATGCTGCAAACTTAGAAATGGCATCAACCGAATTTGTTAAACCAACAGTTTATACAGAACACATCGAGTTAGCTAAGGTTGCGACACCTGATGCTAAGACAATCGAGGAAGTGTCTGCTTTCCTTGACCTACCAGCTGAACAGACTTTGAAAACACTAGTTTATCAAGCTGATGATGAACTCATCGTTGTGTTACTTCGTGGGGATGATGAGCTAAATGAAGTCAAGTTGACCAATCATTTAGGCGCAGACTTCCTAGAACCTGCTTCAGAAGAAGCAACAATTCAGCTTTTTGGTGCAACATTTGGGTCATTAGGCCCAGTTGGTTTACCAGAATCAGTAAAAGTAATCGCAGATCGCGTCGTTGAAACAGTCGTGAATGCGACTGTAGGTGCTAATGAAGATGGTTTCCACTATCAAAATGCAAATCTTGACCGTGATTTCAAGGTGAGCGAGTTTGTTGATCTGCGTACAGCCAAAGAAGGTGAACCTGCACCGGATGGGCAAGGTCAGTTGAAATTTGCGCGTGGTATCGAAATTGGCCATATCTTTAAGTTAGGCACACGCTACTCTGAGAGTATGGGTGCTAACGTGCTTGATGAAAATGGTAAGGCTAAGCCAATCATCATGGGCTCATACGGTATTGGCGTCAGCCGCATGCTATCAGCAATCTTAGAACAGTTTGCACGGATTAATGTTGAGAAAACATTTAAGGGCGATTACAAATTTGCTTGGTCGATAAATTTTCCTAAAGAACTAGCTCCATTTGATGTGCATGTGATTCCTGTTAATGTCAAAGATGAGACTGCAGTTGCCTTGTCAGCTGAAATCGTTGAGACATTGACTAAGCAAGGCATGCAAGTTTTAGAAGATGACCGTGCAGAACGCGTAGGCGTTAAATTTGCTGATAGTGACTTGATTGGGCTACCAGTCCGTGTGACAGTCGGTAAAAAAGCGGCTGATCGTATCGTCGAAGTTAAGATCCGTGCTACAGGGGATATGCTTGAGGTTAATGTAGATGACCTTTCTGATACCTTAGCGATTTTGAACCACTAAGCAAGTCGTCAGGACAACTTGATAGAATAGTAAACAGAAATCTGAATCTCGGATTTCTGTTTTTCTTTTAGCTTGACCTTGGTTATTACAATATTTATTTGGGGAGTTTTATCTATCACACCAGCTAATCTGGCGGCTAGAAAATAGCTTGTTGAGATATTGAGATAAAGGACTTTTAAAAAAAGAAAGCGTTTTCCGACTTTATCATTGCAAAAAAATGAGAATCATGATATGATGTATTTATAAAGAAGCACTGGAATGTGCGAACTTACTCACATTTTTGACCGACTAAATCGTATTACCTAGGGAGTCTTTGAGACATCTTACCGCGTGCAAGCCATTTTAGATGGAAGCTGCTAAGTAAGAGCGAGACGCCCACCTGTTTAACATTTACAGCGGGTTCAATACAAGAGTGAGTAACGGCATTCAATCAGTGCTTTTTTTGTTTCCTAAAAAAATGATTGCCTTAAGTAAATATTAGGGTACTAGCTATGGTACAATTACCCTATGAATAAAAGCAGAGTAGAAGCACTCACCGATGGGATATTTGCTGTTGTCATGACGCTGACTGTCTTAGAGTTTAAAGTGCCAGAAGATGGCAACTTATTTTCACATCATATGTTGTTATTATTGTTGATCTATGTCACAACGTTTGTAGCCTTAGCCTCGATTTGGAATGCGCATCATCAAATTATGAGTTTTCTCAAGCAAACTAAAGTGGATGAGTTAATCCTGTGGGCCAATCACTTGGTTTTACTAGTTGTCTGTCTGTTTCCTTTTGTTACGGTAGCTCACGCTGAGCATCCTGAATCGACAAGTGCCAGCATCTCCTATGTGGTAATTTATCTACTCACTTGGTTAGTGCTGATTTGTTTTAGCGAGTTAATCTATAGAGTATGTAACAAAAGTGAGACACTTCGCTTACGTAATAAGCAAAGACTGCGTATCTTCTTTATCTTTCTGCTACCAGGGGCTTTAATTTCCCTATTTTGGCTTTATGCTTTACCGATCGTTACACTACTGATGGCTATATCGTGGGGAAGGCATATTGAGTTCGACTAAGCTGATATAGTTGCTTAATATGTTATCCTATTTGGTGAACCTGACTTTATTCTTGCATTTCTGAGCGCATTTGGTTATAATGAATTGTTGAGAAAAGCATCTCTCATGATCATATTGCCTCCTTAGCTCAGTTGGTAGAGCAGTGGACTCTTAATCCATGGGTCGCAGGTTCAAGCCCTGCAGGGGGCATAACAAAAAAGGCTTTACACGTTGGTGTAGAGCCTTTTATAATTTATTTTTGTAAAACTTTTGTAAAATCTTTTAAAATTCAGCTAGAGTTCCTTTTATAGCATCCCACTCTGAATCATATTCTTCTTTTAATAAGTGACCATATGTTTCTCTGATTTGTATCGTGTTTTTATGCCCCACTATTTTTGCCACAGTTTTGATGTCATACTTTTTGGCAAGTAATACACTAATATAAGTATGTCGTGTTCCAGTGGCAGTAATTTTAGGGTTAATGTCTAATTGAGTTAAATAAGTTTTTAGATGCTTATTAATTGAATGATTAGATAAAATACCATGTCTTTGGTCAAAGAACACTATATTTTCGGATATATAAGCCATATTAAGCGTTTCTTGCCTTGTTTTGAGGCT
The DNA window shown above is from Lactococcus paracarnosus and carries:
- a CDS encoding TMEM175 family protein — encoded protein: MNKSRVEALTDGIFAVVMTLTVLEFKVPEDGNLFSHHMLLLLLIYVTTFVALASIWNAHHQIMSFLKQTKVDELILWANHLVLLVVCLFPFVTVAHAEHPESTSASISYVVIYLLTWLVLICFSELIYRVCNKSETLRLRNKQRLRIFFIFLLPGALISLFWLYALPIVTLLMAISWGRHIEFD
- a CDS encoding proline--tRNA ligase, whose translation is MKQSKMLIPTLREMPSDAQVISHALLVRAGYVRQVSAGIYAYLPLANRVLEKFKTIMRQEFDGIGAVELLAPALLTADLWKESGRYETYGADLYKLKNRDSSDFILGPTHEETMTALVRNEITSYKKLPLNIYQIQPKYRDEKRPRYGLLRGREFIMKDGYSFHANYDSLDETYNDYKAAYGAIFTRAGLDFKGIIGDGGAMGGKDSQEFMAITPDRTDLDKWLILDKSIADISEIPDGVIKDIKAELTKWLVAGEDTIAYSDGSDYAANLEMASTEFVKPTVYTEHIELAKVATPDAKTIEEVSAFLDLPAEQTLKTLVYQADDELIVVLLRGDDELNEVKLTNHLGADFLEPASEEATIQLFGATFGSLGPVGLPESVKVIADRVVETVVNATVGANEDGFHYQNANLDRDFKVSEFVDLRTAKEGEPAPDGQGQLKFARGIEIGHIFKLGTRYSESMGANVLDENGKAKPIIMGSYGIGVSRMLSAILEQFARINVEKTFKGDYKFAWSINFPKELAPFDVHVIPVNVKDETAVALSAEIVETLTKQGMQVLEDDRAERVGVKFADSDLIGLPVRVTVGKKAADRIVEVKIRATGDMLEVNVDDLSDTLAILNH